In one Rhopalosiphum padi isolate XX-2018 chromosome 3, ASM2088224v1, whole genome shotgun sequence genomic region, the following are encoded:
- the LOC132927008 gene encoding LOW QUALITY PROTEIN: uncharacterized protein DDB_G0286175-like (The sequence of the model RefSeq protein was modified relative to this genomic sequence to represent the inferred CDS: deleted 1 base in 1 codon): protein MKKSMILSTYNPRILRNGKIVIQKKKYTTQKKSISKKKINNKLSFLKTSSNNISNLNLKNKNELMAASNYNHILDNRHLYVLLTRLPPTVINGDLFDDQNNNNNNKNYTKLENYIQLNELQIYNKLEPKIDKSEMLTATKETKQTSIKSNSFNDKSIMKAKTCDHSVINQSPDVRITRGKTIKLQTEERKQLDQIIFDKFPNNTFKMFAIQLSDINEEVKFLRTLGLICRFKCPFNCKIKKKS from the exons ATGAAAAAATCTATGATTTTATCAACTTATAACCCTAGAATATTAAGAAATGGTAAAATtgttatt caaaaaaaaaaatatacaactcaaaaaaaatctatttcaaagaaaaagataaataataaattatcttttctTAAAACaagttcaaataatattagtaatttaaatcttaaaaataaaaatgaattgatgGCAGCTTCAAATTATAACCATATACTTGACAACCGTCATTTATATGTGTTGCTTACAAGATTACCACCAACAGTAATCAATGGAGATTTGTTTGATGatcaaaacaataacaataataataaaaattatacaaaattagaaaattatatccAGTTAAATGAACTTCAAATATACAATAAGCTTGAACCAAAGATAGATAAGAGTGAAATGTTAACTGCAACAAAAGAAACTAAACAGACAAGTATAAAATCAAACtcttttaatgataaaagtatTATGAAAGCTAAAACATGTGATCATTCAGTAATTAATCAATCTCCTGATGTACGAATTACACGCGGAAAGACAATCAAACTTCAAACAGAAGAAAGAAAACAATTagatcaaataatttttgataaatttcctaacaacacatttaaaatgtttgctaTTCAACTATCTGATATTAATGAAGAAGTTAAATTTCTACGAACACTTGGATTAATATGTCGTTTTAAATGTCcctttaattgtaaaattaaaaaaaaatcataa